A part of Vigna radiata var. radiata cultivar VC1973A unplaced genomic scaffold, Vradiata_ver6 scaffold_137, whole genome shotgun sequence genomic DNA contains:
- the LOC106753514 gene encoding uncharacterized protein LOC106753514, protein MAFRTGCDAIWCRAFSLSLEGEALKWFDSLPNGTIENFKSLSNMFKSQFAACRVQDATIVDLMNLKQGKEETLKTFMDRFQKIVRRVKGLSTKLALQHVMPGLRPGPFKDSICRKPPKTMEELRQRTADEIRVEDMKQNYRKELQEMKAEKQESRRDGQSGRPGNAKGREGPRNLRFPQYTQLNAPRARILQESLSAQIMQIPQQRPTPPGADNSKHCMYHQNMGHNTEDYVTLKDKIEEMVRAGLLQRYVKGYQSGGSPDRWERKEYMGRSSPRYEEKRKYTRSPSQFERKNWSSDGRGNRYAGHGRNDAQRRSRSRSQERGRSRPLRGVINTISGRFAGGGQSSSTRKRSIRTLRSTHGVEVLKRTMLPITFTDEDFHAPDPEQDDPMVITVEIAQYEISKVLVDQGSSVNILYWKTFQQMDISEDLIVPFGEQLVGFAGERVDTQGYLDLRIRLGTNRSSEEKKVRFLLVEANTSYNALLGRPCLNLFGAIVSTPHLTLKYPTSHKTICTVRADQKTIRECYAAGLKMFPREVRRRTGRSEVAMTDLDPRTNTDDRLEPIGETLPVIIGPDPTQTTLIAQGMDPEIERRLKATLWHNRDLFAWTATDLPGIHPSVMSHRLSLCKEARPVAQKKRKMGEEKRKAVET, encoded by the coding sequence ATGGCGTTTCGCACAGGTTGCGATGCCATCTGGTGCAGGGCATTCTCGCTCTCTCTGGAAGGAGAAGCCTTGAAGTGGTTCGATTCACTCCCCAACGGAACCATAGAAAACTTCAAGAGCCTAAGTAACATGTTTAAGAGTCAGTTTGCGGCGTGTCGAGTGCAGGACGCCACCATCGTTGACTTGATGAACCTGAAACAAGGTAAAGAAGAAACCCTCAAAACCTTCATGGACCGGTTTCAGAAAATCGTTCGACGCGTCAAGGGACTCAGTACGAAGTTGGCCTTGCAACACGTGATGCCCGGGTTGAGGCCCGGACCATTCAAGGATAGTATCTGTCGGAAACCCCCCAAGACCATGGAAGAGTTGCGCCAGAGGACGGCGGACGAGATCAGGGTGGAagatatgaaacaaaattatcgAAAGGAGCTTCAGGAGATGAAAGCGGAGAAGCAGGAGAGTAGACGGGACGGTCAAAGCGGCCGTCCGGGTAACGCTAAGGGTCGGGAAGGACCCCGAAATCTCCGATTCCCACAGTACACACAGTTGAACGCCCCTCGGGCCCGAATATTACAGGAGTCGCTTAGCGCGCAGATAATGCAGATCCCGCAGCAGCGTCCAACTCCCCCGGGAGCGGACAATTCCAAACATTGCATGTATCACCAAAATATGGGCCATAACACCGAAGACTACGTGACGCTCAAGGACAAAATCGAGGAAATGGTTCGGGCCGGCTTATTACAGCGGTATGTGAAAGGATACCAATCGGGGGGATCTCCTGATAGATGGGAGAGGAAGGAATACATGGGGCGAAGCTCCCCCCGGTAtgaggaaaaaagaaagtacACGAGGAGTCCTTCGCAGTTTGAGAGGAAAAACTGGTCGTCGGATGGCCGAGGCAATCGATATGCGGGCCATGGGAGAAACGACGCTCAGCGGAGGTCGCGAAGTCGAAGCCAAGAGAGAGGTCGAAGCCGCCCTTTGAGAGGAGTTATCAACACTATCTCCGGCAGGTTCGCCGGGGGAGGACAATCCTCGTCTACCCGTAAAAGGAGTATTAGGACTCTGCGGTCAACACACGGTGTGGAGGTTCTGAAGAGAACGATGCTGCCCATCACTTTCACGGATGAGGATTTCCACGCACCCGACCCGGAACAGGACGACCCTATGGTCATCACGGTCGAGATAGCACAGTACGAGATAAGTAAAGTGTTGGTTGATCAAGGAAGCTCGGTAAACATCCTCTACTGGAAGACTTTCCAGCAGATGGATATTTCGGAGGATCTGATAGTACCGTTTGGGGAGCAGTTGGTCGGATTCGCCGGAGAGAGAGTTGATACTCAGGGTTATTTAGACCTGAGGATACGGTTAGGGACCAACCGCTccagtgaagaaaagaaagttagATTCTTGCTGGTAGAAGCAAACACATCTTATAACGCCCTTCTCGGTCGTCCGTGTCTAAATCTATTTGGGGCCATAGTGTCTACCCCCCACTTAACGCTCAAGTATCCTACCTCCCACAAGACAATCTGTACCGTGCGGGCCGATCAAAAGACGATTAGGGAATGTTACGCAGCGGGGTTGAAAATGTTTCCTAGGGAGGTAAGGCGGAGAACCGGACGGTCCGAGGTGGCCATGACCGATCTGGATCCCCGAACCAACACTGATGATCGGTTGGAACCAATCGGCGAGACATTACCCGTCATCATAGGACCGGACCCTACACAGACAACTCTTATAGCCCAGGGCATGGATCCTGAAATAGAGAGACGACTCAAGGCCACATTATGGCACAACCGCGATCTGTTCGCCTGGACGGCGACTGATCTGCCCGGCATACATCCCTCGGTCATGTCCCATAGACTTAGCTTGTGCAAGGAAGCTCGCCCGGTGGCacagaagaagaggaaaatggGAGAAGAGAAGCGCAAGGCAGTGGAAACTTAA
- the LOC106753513 gene encoding uncharacterized protein LOC106753513 has product MKKEASDKWDDDYENAFEDVKSILMNPPVMSRPTRGEELQIYLGVSDSAVSAILFQEKPTLKLIYFVSRTLQDTERRYQQVEKVALALLTVARRLRPYFQSHQIVVRMDHPISKILRKPDLAEHMVGCSVELSEFGIRYESRGSIKGQHLADFTAELPLPEGEEWNLYVDGASERRVSGAGIVLEGPNGFLIEHSLVFKFKISNNQAEYEALVAGLDLARDMGARRLTCRTDSQLVVGQMNGKFQVKEEQLLKYYHKASALAHSFEKITVQHIPRELNTRADMLSKLSSGKEKGQLTTIIRQVLLQPSVECQAITTDDAEDWRREIVGLMKKQDEGAPLTMKEAKKIVCFLLIGNDLYRRGFSSPLLKCLNKTEAEYVMDELHNGICGFHTGGRMLKARILRAGYYWSMMERDSTSFVKKFLGCRAHANDHHAPPHNLNSMVAPWPFARWGMDIVGPFPPGPAQKKFLLVVVDYFTKWVEVEPLATITATEVQKFCWKMICRFGLSKTIVTDNGRQFIDKKFEQFLQRLGIKHSTSSVEHPQTNGQAEAMNKAIVAELKRRLGEKKGAWVEELPVELGEPSLRRSLEDLHLNDREMRVELDTLEERREKAVLHAEACRRMVEHIYNTKVRP; this is encoded by the coding sequence atgaaaaaggaagcCTCCGACAAATGGGATGATGACTATGAAAATGCATTTGAGGACGTCAAGAGCATCCTCATGAACCCCCCGGTGATGAGCCGACCAACCCGGGGCGAGGAACTCCAGATTTACTTGGGAGTCTCCGACTCAGCAGTAagtgcaattttgtttcaaGAAAAACCGACCCTTAAACTAATTTACTTCGTAAGTAGAACCCTGCAGGACACCGAACGGCGGTACCAGCAGGTGGAAAAGGTAGCGTTAGCGCTCCTGACGGTAGCGAGGAGGTTAAGACCGTACTTCCAAAGTCATCAGATTGTGGTGCGAATGGATCATCCTATATCAAAAATACTGAGAAAACCCGACCTGGCCGAACATATGGTCGGGTGTTCAGTGGAACTTTCAGAATTTGGTATCCGTTATGAATCCCGAGGATCAATAAAAGGCCAACACTTGGCAGACTTTACAGCTGAGTTACCTTTACCCGAGGGAGAAGAATGGAACTTATACGTCGACGGGGCCTCCGAGCGCAGGGTTAGTGGTGCTGGTATAGTGTTGGAAGGCCCGAACGGGTTTTTGATAGAACATTCCCTCGTATTCAAATTCAAGATCTCCAACAACCAAGCAGAGTATGAGGCTCTGGTGGCCGGACTAGACCTCGCTAGGGACATGGGGGCGAGGCGACTTACTTGTCGGACGGATTCCCAGTTGGTGGTGGGACAGATGAATGGAAAGTTTCAGGTAAAAGAAGAACAACTCCTGAAGTACTACCACAAGGCCTCGGCCCTGGCCCATAGCTTCGAGAAGATAACTGTACAGCACATACCGCGCGAATTAAACACCCGCGCCGACATGCTCTCCAAACTTAGctcaggaaaagaaaaaggacaaCTTACCACTATCATCCGACAGGTCTTGTTACAACCATCGGTCGAATGTCAGGCAATCACCACAGACGACGCCGAAGATTGGCGCAGGGAGATCGTGGGACTGATGAAAAAACAGGATGAAGGAGCCCCCCTCACCATGAAAGAAGCCAAGAAGATTGTGTGTTTCCTTCTTATAGGGAACGATCTATACCGAAGAGGATTCTCATCTCCCCTGCTTAAGTGTTTGAACAAGACGGAGGCCGAATACGTGATGGACGAATTACACAACGGTATATGTGGTTTCCACACCGGAGGACGCATGCTTAAGGCCCGAATTCTCCGGGCAGGATATTACTGGTCGATGATGGAACGGGACTCCACGTCCTTTGTAAAGAAATTCCTCGGTTGCCGAGCTCATGCAAATGACCACCACGCCCCACCTCACAACCTAAATTCCATGGTAGCCCCGTGGCCCTTCGCCCGGTGGGGGATGGACATCGTCGGACCATTCCCGCCCGGTCCAGCCCAAAAGAAATTCCTCTTGGTAGTAGTGGATTACTTTACCAAATGGGTGGAGGTCGAACCCTTGGCCACGATCACGGCCACCGAGGTGCAAAAATTTTGTTGGAAGATGATTTGTAGATTTGGACTCTCGAAAACGATTGTCACGGACAACGGACGACAGTTCATTGATAAGAAATTCGAACAGTTTCTTCAAAGGTTAGGGATAAAACATTCGACTAGCTCGGTGGAGCATCCCCAAACGAACGGCCAAGCAGAGGCCATGAACAAGGCCATAGTGGCAGAATTAAAGAGAAGGTTGGGAGAAAAGAAAGGCGCTTGGGTGGAGGAGCTACCGGTGGAGCTTGGAGAACCATCATTAAGGAGAAGCTTAGAGGACCTCCACCTAAACGACAGGGAGATGCGAGTAGAACTCGACACATTAGAAGAAAGGCGGGAGAAGGCGGTTTTGCACGCGGAAGCTTGTCGTCGTATGGTCGAACACATATACAATACCAAAGTACGTCCCTAG